GTTCCAAAGGCCTCCACAACAGGCTGGTAGGCAGGACCACCTGGGGCATAGGCCCTATGGCCCAGCTGGTCACTGTCGATGACATATGCCCCCAGGCCCTTAAGCCGTTGAGCTACTGAGCTTTTCCCGGAGCCACTGATGCCCGTCAGCCCAATCACGTAGAGTTGTGTGGGGAGCTCTGGCCTCTTCtggaggtggaggagagggaaCCCCAGTTATTAAGACTGGAACCCCAGTCTTCAGACTCATCCTTGGGACTGAATTATTCAGTCTTGACTCTCCAGCATTTCCAGCCCACCcaggaggggagagagtgggagggcaggCATACATATGGAGGCCgaagcagttttcccagcatgCGATGGCGGAAGCTAGAAGAGCTGACTTtatcttcttcattttccttgtggCTTTGGTCCTTCAGCAGCTGGATCTGGTATAAGGCAAGCTCCTCCAGGTCCTGTAGTAAAAGAGGAGgggtgaggagagggaaggagggacaggaggACAGTGACAATCGAGCTGTCCCCCACTCCCCCTTATCCTCCCCTACGTATTCCAGAGGTAGAGCCTGAGTCCAAGGGCAAGCTGGGAACCGGTTCCTTCTTGCCTCTTCCTCACCACCCTAaaccctctcttccctcctctagGGTTGTGGTACTTCCAGCAGTCCCCCATGTGGccttccccaaccccatccccatCCACTCCCTCTGCCAGTCTCTCCCAGGGGTTACATTCTCAAGGCGGAAGCGGTTGACGGCCATCCCCCCACGATAGGTCTCCTCGCTGACCACCAGGAACTCCAAGGAGGGGTCAGAGCCAGCGGGCCCATAGGGGTCCAGCAGGGGGATGATATCAAAAGTCAAGGAGGGCTTGATGTCCACCAGGAACTCACTCAGATGTTCCACACGCTCTGCGTAGGGTTGGAGCAGCTCAGGGAGCAACTTGCCTGGGGAAGGAGCCCAAAAGAACAGGGAGATCTTTTTATTGGGTAAGAAAAGTATAAGCAAGTTTGGGGAAGACTGTCCCCAAGCATCCAATCTCCAGATAGGGGTGGGTGGCAGGAAGAAAGGGCTAAGCTGGGAAGTGGTCTGTGTCAGGGGAGCTACCAAGAGGGGGCAGCCGCCAAGCACAATAGTCATGGCAGGCACCTGTTCCCAGAGAACCAGCAGTGCCAGCATCAGAGTCAGATGGTGAATTCCAAGACCCACCCAACCACAAGTCCCCTCTTAACTGTGTCTCCGGCACAACTACCTACAACCCACTCATCCATTTATTGCAAGGGTCTCCATTTGTAGGGTTCATCACCCAAAGAACTTCTTAAAAGTGCAGACTCCTTGGCTCCACATTTGGGGGAATTCTGATTTGAATGGTGACTAGACCACAATCTGAGAAAGCTGCACTTAATCATTTAACATAATTTCCTTAGCACCAACTGCGTGCCAGTCACCGTGACATCTGGGAAGGGTGGGAAGTAACGGAGGGCCCCCCTGTTCCTCAATTATGAACTGGGGACAAGGTTAAGGAGTTCTGAGGGCCTTCCCCTGCTCTATTCCAGGGTCAGTCTCACTCACTCTTCAACAGGTCTTTGTCTGCTACTCCCACCACAAGCTGCTCCTGGGCCAGGATGCACGCGACGCTCAGCAACACCTTGTGAGCATTGTGCAGGCGGTCAAATGTGCCACCCACAGCCCCACGGTGGTAGCCACGCACTGGCTGCTTTGGAGACCTGGCCACGGGGGAGGCTGGCCTGATGGTGGAGGGTAAGGGGACATCCAGGGACTCCACAGGCAGCTCTCCGGGCCCATAATCGGGGTATAGCAGCACTGAAGCCAGTTGGGGACAACAACTATAGCAGCTGGTGGCATAACGCTCTAGCTGTTGCTTGACTGGGTTGTACTGGCTTCCGTCCAGGGTCTGAAAGTCAGTCAGCACCACTTCCGGTGGGTGGGCCAGGTTCTGGACTGAACCGGATAGGGGAGGTAGAAAGGCGCTCTTGGCTCCGATATTGGTCAGCAGGACTCTGACGTCCAGGTGCCTGTGGACGTCGGCGCCAGCGTAGAGGTGTGTGATGAAATCCAAGACCTCAAACGTGGCCTGCACCAGGCTGGATTGGGGCTGAGCTGGGGCCCCCAGACTCATGCCCGGCTGCAGGTGTACATAGAGCGTGTGATTCACCAGCCGGGCCGCCGAGGTCAGGATGGGGGCCAGGCGAGGGGCCAGGGAGGCCAAGGGCGTCGTCAGCACCAGGAGGCCCGACCGGAATACGGCCATGCTGCCCAGGCCTGCGGACAGCCAGGGAGACGAGGCGTGGGTGACTGAGAAGTTATGTGGCTGAGGCTGAAAAGCGGGGCCTTGGACCCAAGGGAGGGGACCTGGCGCAGGGACAGGGGTCTGTGCTGATCCAGAGGAAACCGGGGGAAGGCACGGGGCCTGGTACATGGCGCCTCGGGTCTATGTGCTAAGCCGCGCTTTCCACATTTCTCAAACGCAGCGGTGAAGTCGCTGAACTGAATCGAAATCCTGGGTGGGGAAACTAGGCTGGACAAGAGCCCCTGAGTCATAGGGCTGGGGATCCAGAAATCCCGGCCCCTCCTGACACGCTGGACCCGGGTCCTCAGAGACTCGAAGGAGGGGACTAGAGGAAAACGTTCAGGCTCGGGTCGGTCCCCTACTTACTGAGACCTCTGGGCTTAGGTTCCGCGAGTGCCGCCGCGGAGGCTCACCTGGATGCGACCCGGAAATACTAGCTCAGCAGCTCCGTGTCCGAGCTACGGAACGGCAGAAAGGCCAAAGTGTCTGCTCTGTTCGGGATCTCGCGAGACTTTGTATGGCGTTGGGCGAGTCCTGctgagggggcggggccgggctcGGGGGTTGGGCAGGCGGGTGAAGCCTTATTTCTAGATTCCAGAGTCCAGGGGTTTGGACCGTGGAGGGCTAGGCGGTCCTGAAAGGGTTTTGTGGATGCTCTTTAGACATTAAGAGAATGGCTTCAGGCAGGTTACCCAGGAGACAGCGGCAAAGGCAGAACTAACACCTGGCTTTCCTCTTCATAAATTATAGAAATGGGAGTCACAGGGTGGCACTGAATTCAGGACTCAGAGCCCCCGCAGCCCTCCTGGCGCCCTCCCAGTCTGAGGATCCTCCTGTGGAAGGACCACTCTGTCCGAGTCCCCATTTCACAGCTGGAGAAATTGAAGCCGTCTGTGTTCCAGGAACATTATAAGGAAGGTCTTGTGGCTCCGAAGCTCTCCACACCACCCCGAAccagtttgagagagagaggaggagagctcTGCCTGGCAGCTCATAGGGTTGCCAGAGGATGGTCTCCAGACGGGAGAAAAGGGGAGGACGGAGGGAGACCTAGTGGCAAGGGTTTACTGTGAAGCTAATGGGGCCCGAAAGGTTGGAACTGGTAGCCTCCATGGGGAGAGGAAGCTAGGATGCTATCAGGAGATATTTCAGATAAAGTGTCCATAAAGATCTCAAAAGGGAGGGAAACCAGTTTCCAAGATTCCTGTAATGTGCTATCGTTTATTTTCCCAAACTAAACAATGCTTGTTTTCATAATTATGTaggttcattttgtatttttttaaaaagactttaggggcacctgggtggctcagtgggttaagcctctgcctttggctcaggtcatgatctcagggtcctgggattgagcctcacatcgggctctctgctcagcgaggagcctgctttcctcctctctttctgcctgcctctctgcctacctgtgatctcttgtctgtcaaataaataaataaaatatttttaaaaaatttaaaaatatatattttatttatttagggcgcctgggtggctcagttgttaagcgtagGCCTTCAgctggagtcatgatcccagtgtcctgggatccagcacagCATTGAGCACCCTGcacagcaagaagcctgcttttccctctcccactctccctacttgtgttccctctcttgctgtctgagctgaaggcagatgtttaatcgactgagccaccgaggcaccttAAAAAGGGATCCCAAagggtgcccggctggctcagtccgtagagcatgcaacacttgatctcacagttgtaagttcaagccccacatcgggtgtagagtacttaaaaataaaatcttaacgtgttgtgatgagcactgggtgaatcgttgaacactacatcaaaaatgaatgatgaaaaagaaacaaaagtaaacaactaatgatgtactatatgttggctaactgaatataataaaaaaataaaatcttaaaaagtaaataaagaggtGTCCCAAAAGGTGTGTATAAGCCTTTGGCCCCACAGAGCCTGGATCTGCCCCTGGAGTCAAGGATTCGAAGAGTCACAAAGTCACTGAGCCCAGCCTTCTAGCAGGAGATACCTGCtagaattggattttttttttttttagattttatttatttatttgatagaaaacataagcaggggtagcagaaggcagaggctctcagggagcctaatgagggctcgatcccagaatcctgggatcatgacttgagctgaagactgaggcttaacccactgagccacccaggcgcccccctaggttggatttttaaaaagagaacccaggggcacctgggtgcctcagtgggttaaagcctccgccttcagctcaggtcatggtctcggggtcctgggatcaagtcctgagttgggctctctgctcagcagggagcctgtttcccttcctctctctctgcctgcctctctgcctacttgtgatctctgtcaaataaataagtaaaatctttttaaaaaagaaaagaacagggacgcctgggtggctcagtgggttaagccactgtcttcggctcaggtcatgatcccagggtcctgggatcgagccccaaatcaggctctctgctcagcagggagcctgcttcctcctctctctctgcctgcctctctgactgcttgtcatctctctctgtcaaataaataaataaaatctttaaaaaaaaaaaaaaaaagaaaagaacagcttGGGGGACTGAAG
This region of Mustela lutreola isolate mMusLut2 chromosome 15, mMusLut2.pri, whole genome shotgun sequence genomic DNA includes:
- the COASY gene encoding bifunctional coenzyme A synthase, whose amino-acid sequence is MAVFRSGLLVLTTPLASLAPRLAPILTSAARLVNHTLYVHLQPGMSLGAPAQPQSSLVQATFEVLDFITHLYAGADVHRHLDVRVLLTNIGAKSAFLPPLSGSVQNLAHPPEVVLTDFQTLDGSQYNPVKQQLERYATSCYSCCPQLASVLLYPDYGPGELPVESLDVPLPSTIRPASPVARSPKQPVRGYHRGAVGGTFDRLHNAHKVLLSVACILAQEQLVVGVADKDLLKSKLLPELLQPYAERVEHLSEFLVDIKPSLTFDIIPLLDPYGPAGSDPSLEFLVVSEETYRGGMAVNRFRLENDLEELALYQIQLLKDQSHKENEEDKVSSSSFRHRMLGKLLRPPYKRPELPTQLYVIGLTGISGSGKSSVAQRLKGLGAYVIDSDQLGHRAYAPGGPAYQPVVEAFGTDILHKDGIINRKVLGSRVFGNKKQLKILTDIMWPVIARLAREEMEHAMAEGKHVCVIDAAMLLEAGWQDMVHEVWTVVIPETEAIRRIVERDGLSEAAAQSRLQSQMSGQQLVDQSHVVLSTLWEPHVTQRQVEKAWALLQKRIPQML